A portion of the Sphaerochaeta pleomorpha str. Grapes genome contains these proteins:
- a CDS encoding AraC family transcriptional regulator: MNTDIDSTITMQRKSGINLDAIQKHYHNVGEIIFVYEGSLTMNINERDVSLQASQLVIISSFASHILLHASNECKRYILRFPLDFLLESVKDPGLARIFTCYSTVDIPTFRITKKMYPTIIQLFTLFEKELKEKDDYYKERCGVLLCALLITLYREDNTFFSVQRTPLETKMLEIQFYLTSQYAKDISLDFLAEKFCISKYYMARCFSKFSGVSIKQYLTTIRINQAKQLLCNTADPINLISEKTGFYDSNHFIKMFRKQENQTPLQFRKSSS; the protein is encoded by the coding sequence ATGAATACAGATATCGACTCCACCATTACCATGCAAAGGAAAAGCGGGATTAACCTCGACGCAATCCAAAAACATTACCATAATGTCGGAGAAATCATCTTTGTCTATGAGGGAAGCCTCACTATGAACATCAATGAAAGGGATGTTTCCCTGCAAGCTTCACAGCTGGTGATCATCAGTTCATTCGCTTCGCATATTCTGCTACATGCCAGTAACGAGTGCAAGCGCTATATTCTGCGTTTTCCCCTCGATTTTTTGCTAGAATCGGTAAAAGACCCAGGTCTTGCCCGTATTTTCACTTGCTATTCTACAGTCGATATCCCCACCTTCCGGATTACTAAAAAGATGTATCCTACCATCATCCAGTTATTCACTCTTTTTGAAAAAGAGTTGAAAGAAAAGGATGATTATTACAAAGAACGATGCGGTGTCTTGCTTTGTGCCCTGCTCATAACCCTCTACAGGGAAGACAATACGTTCTTTTCCGTGCAAAGGACTCCTTTGGAAACCAAGATGCTGGAGATACAGTTCTACCTCACTTCACAGTATGCAAAAGATATTTCCCTTGATTTTTTGGCAGAGAAATTCTGTATCAGCAAATATTACATGGCCAGGTGTTTCAGCAAATTCTCAGGAGTATCCATCAAGCAATATCTGACTACTATCAGGATCAACCAAGCCAAGCAATTACTTTGCAATACTGCTGACCCCATAAACCTGATCAGTGAAAAGACAGGCTTCTACGACAGTAATCATTTTATAAAGATGTTTCGCAAACAGGAAAATCAAACTCCCCTGCAATTTCGTAAAAGCTCGTCCTGA
- a CDS encoding histidine kinase N-terminal 7TM domain-containing diguanylate cyclase: MDIMILFKSLIFFSVFVSMFLFGYVYNRKVNSLSLRFLSGFLLANLIYASSYFFEISSDSLTQIKLALNFEYLGILFIPMFWVLIAWAYHPDNPVYNEKLLKKLRILYIIPIILNILVWTNDLHHWVYVHIGLNTDQSIFLLNVDRGPGFWVINGIIIVLFCVGSIRMISNLVKSNGNHRKQYLLLTLAATPPFLSYILILRQVIPYNLDINPIAFALSCILLFWGMYNLQLFNILPIAHKLVIEAIRDIMIVLNPKGCLIEYNIPATELFDNDNPDLFRTPLKDLYPHLSPLFCNSSDSYEIDLTMPNSEEIRTYSIYITPVIDRKNRLRGNLYLLHELTEMKKYLKELEYLAASDGLTNLLNHREFMKMATMEAQRLEEKGFGQFSLIMIDLDKFKMINDEYGHSAGDKVLQQLGLLIPQQLRPTDICARYGGEEFILLLYDTSLEQATFYAEKLRLAIEKTDFTYNGNKLNITGSFGVSTFSPEQNVSWEITLNHADSGLYMAKKAGRNVVHPIRSTDIVVNSDF; this comes from the coding sequence ATGGATATAATGATTCTTTTTAAGAGCTTAATATTTTTCTCAGTTTTTGTTTCCATGTTTCTTTTCGGCTATGTATATAATCGAAAAGTTAATTCTCTTTCACTCAGGTTTTTATCAGGATTTCTCCTTGCAAACCTGATTTATGCTTCAAGCTATTTCTTTGAAATCTCTTCTGATAGCCTTACACAGATTAAGCTCGCTTTGAATTTTGAATACTTAGGGATCCTCTTTATCCCGATGTTCTGGGTCTTAATCGCATGGGCCTATCATCCAGACAATCCTGTATACAACGAGAAGTTACTGAAAAAACTTCGTATTCTCTACATCATCCCGATCATATTAAATATCCTAGTGTGGACAAATGATCTTCATCATTGGGTATATGTCCACATAGGATTGAATACTGATCAATCCATCTTCCTTCTCAATGTTGACAGAGGTCCCGGTTTCTGGGTTATCAACGGAATCATAATCGTCCTGTTCTGTGTCGGTTCCATTCGCATGATATCCAACCTCGTCAAGTCAAATGGCAACCATCGAAAGCAATATCTGCTGCTTACACTCGCTGCCACTCCTCCCTTTCTCAGCTACATTCTAATTTTAAGACAGGTCATTCCCTATAATCTCGATATAAATCCAATAGCATTCGCTCTTTCCTGCATTCTTTTATTCTGGGGGATGTATAATCTTCAGCTCTTCAATATTCTTCCAATAGCTCATAAGCTGGTTATTGAAGCCATCCGTGATATAATGATCGTCCTCAATCCGAAAGGATGCCTGATAGAATACAATATTCCGGCCACAGAGTTATTCGATAATGATAACCCAGATCTTTTCAGGACTCCTCTCAAAGATCTGTATCCTCATCTTTCTCCTCTGTTCTGCAACTCATCTGACTCATACGAGATCGATTTAACGATGCCTAATTCTGAAGAGATAAGAACCTACTCCATCTACATCACACCTGTTATAGATAGGAAGAACAGGTTACGAGGCAATCTTTATCTCCTGCACGAACTCACTGAGATGAAGAAATATTTGAAGGAACTCGAATATCTCGCTGCATCAGATGGTCTCACTAATCTCCTGAATCATCGTGAGTTCATGAAAATGGCGACTATGGAAGCCCAAAGATTGGAAGAAAAAGGCTTCGGACAATTTTCGCTCATCATGATCGACCTTGACAAATTCAAGATGATTAATGATGAATATGGACATAGTGCGGGAGATAAAGTACTGCAGCAATTAGGACTCCTGATTCCTCAACAGTTAAGGCCCACCGATATCTGTGCCCGATACGGGGGTGAGGAATTTATCCTCCTTTTATATGATACTTCTTTAGAACAGGCGACTTTCTATGCCGAGAAACTGCGCCTCGCTATCGAGAAGACAGATTTCACTTACAATGGAAACAAACTGAATATTACAGGAAGTTTCGGAGTGAGTACCTTCTCTCCAGAACAAAATGTCTCATGGGAGATAACTCTCAATCATGCAGATTCAGGATTATACATGGCAAAAAAAGCAGGGCGCAACGTAGTACATCCAATTCGGTCAACCGATATAGTAGTTAACTCAGACTTTTAA
- a CDS encoding SPFH domain-containing protein, with the protein MLESSGSISPDYGKEKILERPTNGMGFLLVNSFLIILSLLGFVYAVAVPMAVVPRVLLIILFSLYGFIVGPILYAGLKVIKPNEALVLTLFGKYYGTLKKEGFYFVNPFVNAVNPAANTDPTTGNPKAKQQPDLVKASTNGSIQLVSKKISLKAMTLNNEKQKVNDAQGNPIIIGIVVIWKVVDCAKAVFSVDNYIEYLSIQCDSALRNVVRLFPYDASDEDGEKSLRGSSQEVAQDLKVELQGKVDVAGIEILEARITHLSYAPEIAAAMLQRQQASAIIAARQMIVEGAVGMVEMALKQLSENKIVELDDERKAAMVSNLLVVLCGNKDAQPIVNSGSIY; encoded by the coding sequence ATGCTTGAATCATCTGGCTCGATTTCCCCTGATTATGGGAAAGAAAAGATTCTGGAACGGCCAACCAATGGTATGGGGTTTTTGCTGGTCAATTCTTTTTTGATTATCCTTTCCCTACTGGGTTTTGTGTATGCCGTGGCAGTACCGATGGCAGTAGTTCCAAGGGTTTTGCTCATTATTCTCTTTTCCCTCTATGGTTTCATTGTGGGCCCCATTCTCTATGCCGGGTTGAAGGTGATCAAGCCTAACGAGGCCCTGGTTCTTACCTTGTTTGGCAAGTATTATGGAACTCTTAAAAAAGAAGGCTTTTACTTTGTAAACCCGTTTGTAAATGCTGTAAATCCAGCTGCCAATACTGACCCTACCACAGGGAACCCGAAAGCCAAGCAGCAACCTGATTTGGTAAAAGCATCTACCAATGGTTCCATCCAACTGGTCAGTAAAAAGATTTCCCTGAAGGCAATGACGCTCAACAATGAGAAACAAAAGGTGAATGATGCCCAGGGCAACCCGATTATCATCGGGATCGTAGTAATCTGGAAAGTTGTAGATTGTGCCAAGGCTGTCTTCAGTGTCGATAACTATATCGAATATCTTTCTATCCAGTGCGATTCGGCTTTGCGTAATGTCGTTCGGCTGTTTCCCTATGATGCAAGTGATGAAGACGGTGAGAAATCATTAAGAGGCAGCAGCCAAGAGGTTGCCCAGGACTTGAAAGTTGAGCTACAGGGCAAGGTAGACGTTGCCGGTATAGAGATTCTGGAAGCCCGGATCACTCACCTTTCCTATGCTCCTGAGATTGCGGCAGCCATGTTGCAGCGCCAACAGGCTTCAGCCATTATTGCCGCCCGCCAGATGATTGTCGAAGGGGCTGTGGGTATGGTAGAAATGGCACTTAAGCAGTTAAGCGAAAATAAGATTGTGGAGCTTGACGATGAACGCAAGGCGGCCATGGTCAGCAACTTGTTAGTCGTTCTTTGTGGAAATAAGGATGCACAGCCTATTGTCAACAGTGGTTCTATTTATTAG
- a CDS encoding AraC family transcriptional regulator, translated as MLSFLFSHAFAIKAEKLLTDSYTSNLDMIGLQYKQIWLNSVSLSSQLLKDPHVQDYLYNRKDLEQTISEVKTVLEAVIERNTYFHSIYLYNAENGYLSTYAGYEGKTVSSDANLQDYLSSGSERTTSLDKRKTTFVLPEPDSEITKSEECNILSFVNLSDKTELKNALVVNISESAMRKLVSPKDKDGSQNFYLIDSDLFYLSNPKAEKYAESSINDPLFAEINQQKAFQGSLILKEKDGKKYLAIWKDLKEMRWRMVYMIPYQKVTESIQALQRNLIVFSVLFLFLFLLVLIYRSNRMEKRQILERKLMAFLKGEAKQKSLPFQPIQDVSLVVLRLGNKNEDLDYGDEQYIEARGCKWLYNYLWEPNQRDYLIHLEKSTYCFVTYQKPIELNAKIIDANALLIKKFGFDITSVMLTNQVTLDELPINLQKLRKKLKVLNLRMRGSMLLDCEMTQYEMIGNLPDTTLLKQALQNCDYPQYEKAYETILETLYLQDSYEHFKAMVFTMALLVQKYLSTQLDLLYFGGSVAWFNEVLACEEYSQLNELFLIVGRIVQDKTRFAPKDFQKETVKNIQGFINETLHDKNLTTAMVAEWFNLPVNYVRAQYKQHTGTTIYKTISSARLDTVIRLLEETELGLNTIRKKAGFVNFSYFYAYFKNEKGMSPQQYRSLYKKAKNQ; from the coding sequence GTGCTCTCATTTCTTTTTTCCCATGCCTTTGCAATAAAGGCAGAAAAACTACTTACCGATTCCTACACTTCAAATCTTGATATGATTGGATTGCAGTATAAACAGATATGGCTCAATTCTGTTTCGCTTTCCTCCCAACTATTGAAAGATCCCCACGTCCAAGATTATCTGTACAACAGGAAAGACTTGGAACAAACCATTTCAGAGGTCAAAACGGTTCTTGAGGCTGTCATTGAACGAAACACTTATTTTCATTCAATTTACCTCTACAATGCTGAAAACGGATATTTGTCTACCTATGCAGGATATGAGGGAAAAACAGTCAGTAGCGATGCCAATCTGCAAGATTACCTAAGCAGTGGCTCAGAAAGAACAACGTCCCTTGATAAGAGGAAAACTACCTTTGTTCTTCCAGAACCTGATTCAGAAATTACAAAATCAGAAGAGTGCAATATTTTGTCCTTTGTCAATCTTTCTGACAAAACTGAATTGAAGAATGCCTTGGTCGTTAACATTTCCGAGTCAGCCATGCGAAAATTGGTTTCCCCCAAGGATAAGGACGGTTCACAGAATTTCTATCTGATAGACAGTGACCTTTTCTATCTCTCCAATCCAAAGGCAGAGAAATATGCAGAATCGAGCATCAATGACCCCCTATTTGCCGAAATAAATCAGCAGAAGGCATTTCAAGGCTCTCTCATTCTGAAAGAAAAAGATGGTAAGAAATACCTTGCCATCTGGAAAGATCTCAAGGAAATGCGCTGGCGCATGGTCTATATGATTCCTTACCAGAAAGTGACTGAATCAATCCAGGCCTTGCAGAGAAATCTGATAGTCTTTTCAGTTCTGTTCCTGTTTCTATTCCTGCTGGTTCTCATCTATCGGTCGAATCGAATGGAGAAAAGACAAATCCTTGAGCGAAAACTAATGGCATTTCTTAAAGGAGAAGCAAAACAGAAAAGCCTGCCTTTCCAGCCAATCCAGGACGTATCTCTGGTAGTATTGCGCCTTGGAAATAAAAACGAAGACCTGGATTACGGAGATGAACAATATATTGAGGCCAGGGGATGCAAATGGCTCTATAATTATCTATGGGAGCCCAACCAACGTGACTATTTAATCCATCTGGAAAAAAGCACCTATTGTTTTGTCACCTATCAGAAACCAATCGAGCTGAACGCAAAAATCATAGATGCCAATGCGCTGCTGATCAAAAAATTCGGCTTCGACATTACCTCGGTTATGCTCACCAACCAGGTTACCCTGGATGAATTGCCGATTAACCTGCAGAAACTGAGAAAGAAACTGAAAGTGCTCAACCTTCGCATGAGAGGAAGCATGCTTCTTGATTGCGAAATGACCCAGTATGAAATGATTGGAAATTTACCTGATACCACGCTCTTGAAACAAGCGTTGCAAAATTGCGATTACCCGCAGTATGAAAAAGCCTATGAGACAATACTCGAAACCCTATATTTACAGGATTCCTACGAACATTTCAAAGCAATGGTATTTACGATGGCTCTGCTTGTACAGAAATATCTTTCAACACAACTGGACCTTCTCTATTTTGGCGGGTCTGTTGCCTGGTTCAATGAAGTGCTTGCCTGTGAAGAATATTCCCAGTTAAATGAGCTGTTCCTTATCGTAGGGAGAATCGTACAGGATAAAACCAGATTTGCGCCGAAAGATTTTCAAAAAGAAACAGTAAAGAACATACAAGGTTTCATCAATGAAACCCTGCATGACAAAAATCTTACTACTGCAATGGTTGCCGAATGGTTCAACCTTCCGGTCAATTATGTCAGGGCGCAATACAAACAGCATACAGGAACGACTATATATAAGACCATATCCTCAGCCAGACTCGATACTGTGATCAGATTATTGGAAGAAACGGAACTCGGACTGAACACGATTCGAAAAAAAGCGGGATTTGTCAATTTTTCGTACTTTTATGCTTATTTCAAGAATGAAAAGGGAATGTCCCCCCAGCAGTACAGGAGTCTCTATAAAAAAGCTAAAAACCAGTAG
- a CDS encoding DUF2798 domain-containing protein — protein MPSTKLQRMVFAFLTVAITVHVFVFYNLAIEMGGMSNQVFIASKKIILIEFIFAFLLEILIAGPLSEKLAFRVVNSRENKPFVVTTAIICATVALMCPMMSFIATILYNGFSSEFISQWMQKIVFNFPLAFFSELFFIQPLVRFLSSKIFKTQLKRQAIEQAAATA, from the coding sequence ATGCCGTCGACAAAATTACAGAGAATGGTTTTTGCGTTTCTGACCGTGGCGATTACAGTTCATGTATTCGTGTTCTACAATCTCGCCATTGAAATGGGAGGCATGTCCAACCAAGTATTCATCGCCTCTAAAAAGATAATCTTGATTGAGTTTATATTCGCATTTTTGCTTGAAATACTCATTGCAGGGCCCCTCTCAGAAAAACTGGCCTTCCGTGTCGTAAATTCCAGGGAGAACAAACCCTTTGTGGTTACTACCGCCATTATTTGTGCAACAGTCGCCTTGATGTGCCCTATGATGAGCTTTATCGCAACGATACTTTACAACGGATTCTCCAGTGAGTTTATAAGCCAGTGGATGCAAAAAATAGTGTTTAATTTCCCCTTGGCCTTTTTCTCGGAATTGTTTTTCATACAGCCTTTGGTAAGGTTCCTGTCTTCGAAGATTTTCAAAACACAGTTGAAACGCCAGGCAATCGAACAAGCAGCAGCTACCGCCTGA
- a CDS encoding DUF4105 domain-containing protein, with the protein MKKIILLCITIICMSFLYSTTIDDLAVSDEWHNLLLDDAYGKGFVTDYSKFYACGERNFKKEIEFLIENQNEELFYLYPARYECISRNLNIDIPYLDSNYDLKKYLEKNSYDTLSISFSEPINDELDSTFGHAFIILNNIEDTIGNGASINLFAYIDDLGSFEMIKKGLIGDLVGYFDFAQAGIVMEKYSIKLQRELIVYDTLFTKEQINKILLMLWEMKNAPIDYQFITRNCVNGAISLLDYAVGNISLRDQANGVLMPYSLIKLLKINNLIRDIRTYSPTSNQIGLELDPSKLDEYEIRKTYWTEDGWENHEVERTLPVYLPTQDQYERPHFINNNLSYLGIETDYNMITHHLDSIKLDYRFLNADTWERVFSSPRNVKMIIGKVKFEYTSPSDFGLNELIIWNQASYNKLKFYNNRLSSEFKLAIDKDFNDYTLKPYITVSKGLSFGISAFKNIPYDPLLVYIMAEGDVVFDYLRGNFGLHSGILYKNTKCMINLDSFYSVGNFPYDQGKQKSNRLDLISYYRLNERCILGAKYDFLDTTLTGVIRYSYSPWGF; encoded by the coding sequence ATGAAGAAGATCATTTTATTATGTATTACAATTATTTGTATGAGTTTTTTATATTCAACAACTATTGATGATTTGGCTGTTAGTGATGAATGGCACAATTTGTTACTTGATGATGCTTACGGAAAAGGTTTTGTTACCGATTATAGTAAATTTTATGCTTGTGGTGAGAGGAATTTCAAAAAGGAAATTGAGTTTTTAATTGAAAATCAAAATGAAGAATTATTTTATTTATATCCTGCAAGATATGAATGTATTTCAAGAAATTTAAATATTGATATTCCTTATTTAGATAGTAATTACGATTTAAAAAAATATTTAGAAAAAAATTCTTATGATACTTTATCCATCTCTTTTTCAGAACCAATTAATGATGAATTAGATAGTACTTTTGGGCATGCTTTTATAATTTTAAATAATATCGAGGATACTATCGGAAACGGTGCTAGCATAAATCTATTTGCTTATATTGATGACTTAGGGTCCTTTGAAATGATTAAAAAGGGTTTAATAGGTGATCTAGTGGGATATTTTGATTTTGCTCAAGCTGGTATTGTTATGGAAAAATATTCTATAAAATTACAAAGAGAACTTATTGTATATGATACTCTTTTTACTAAAGAGCAAATAAATAAAATATTATTAATGCTTTGGGAAATGAAAAATGCTCCTATTGATTATCAATTTATAACCAGGAATTGCGTTAATGGAGCTATTTCATTGCTTGATTATGCTGTTGGAAACATAAGCCTTAGAGATCAGGCTAATGGTGTCCTTATGCCGTACTCACTCATTAAGTTATTAAAAATAAACAATCTTATTAGAGATATAAGAACTTATAGTCCAACTAGTAATCAAATTGGACTTGAACTAGATCCCTCCAAGTTGGATGAATACGAAATAAGAAAGACATATTGGACAGAAGATGGATGGGAAAACCATGAAGTAGAGAGAACTTTACCGGTTTATCTTCCTACCCAAGACCAATATGAGAGACCTCACTTTATAAATAATAATCTTTCCTATTTGGGGATTGAAACTGATTATAATATGATTACTCATCATTTGGATTCAATCAAACTGGATTATAGGTTTTTGAATGCCGATACATGGGAAAGGGTCTTCAGTTCTCCGAGAAATGTAAAAATGATTATAGGGAAGGTAAAATTCGAATATACCAGTCCGTCTGATTTTGGATTGAATGAATTGATTATTTGGAACCAAGCCTCTTACAATAAATTGAAATTTTATAACAATAGGCTATCAAGCGAATTCAAACTTGCAATAGACAAAGATTTCAATGATTATACATTAAAGCCTTACATCACTGTTTCCAAAGGCTTGAGCTTTGGTATTAGCGCATTCAAGAATATCCCCTATGACCCTTTGCTTGTATATATAATGGCTGAGGGGGATGTTGTTTTTGATTATTTAAGAGGGAACTTCGGTTTACATTCAGGCATTTTGTATAAGAACACTAAATGTATGATTAACCTGGATTCTTTCTATTCGGTTGGAAATTTTCCATATGATCAAGGTAAGCAAAAATCAAATCGTCTCGATCTAATCAGCTATTATAGATTGAATGAAAGATGTATCTTAGGTGCCAAGTATGATTTTCTGGATACTACTCTAACAGGCGTAATACGATACAGTTATTCACCTTGGGGTTTTTGA
- a CDS encoding NADH:flavin oxidoreductase, whose protein sequence is MNRFSFKNSDALREQIQELHLDIEYTEDLSPLHRTVKIGNKLCQNSFAILPMEGCDSNSDGSPSSLVYRRYRRFAQGGAGLIWAEANAVVTEGKANPNQMQLTQENLASFKDLVTETRKAGRDANGYEPVIILQLTHSGRYCRPTGHKPSPMVPQRDPILDGRTGVVSDDQIVSDAYLDSLIPYYVHSALLAKEAGFDGVDIKACHRYLISELLASHTRAGKYGGSFENRTRFLLTVIEEVRKALGKDFIVASRFNVFDAHPYPYGFGCDHEDMWKFDSSESERLVTAMIEKGVDLLSNSAGNPYYLYPQVTRPFDISSLGIPEPEEHQLVSIERLFHFSETVQKIAGDIPVVGNGYSWLRQFIPNIGAANLRKGSVKFIGLGRCAFAYPDAPRDVLLTGKMDSDKVCISCSKCTQIMRDHGTTGCVIRDSEIYAPLAKQFTQERIAREGK, encoded by the coding sequence ATGAATAGGTTCAGTTTCAAAAATAGTGATGCATTACGAGAACAAATACAGGAACTCCATTTGGATATCGAATATACAGAAGACCTTTCCCCCCTGCACAGGACTGTGAAAATAGGGAATAAACTGTGCCAGAACTCCTTTGCCATTCTACCGATGGAAGGTTGTGATTCGAACAGTGACGGGTCTCCTTCCTCTTTGGTGTATAGGCGATATCGCCGTTTTGCCCAAGGTGGTGCCGGTCTGATCTGGGCCGAGGCCAATGCAGTTGTAACAGAAGGCAAGGCAAATCCAAACCAGATGCAGCTGACACAGGAGAACCTGGCCAGCTTCAAGGACCTGGTAACAGAAACCAGAAAAGCAGGCAGGGATGCAAACGGGTATGAACCTGTCATCATCCTGCAGTTGACTCATTCAGGCAGATATTGCAGACCCACCGGTCATAAACCCAGTCCTATGGTACCGCAACGTGACCCTATCTTGGATGGGAGAACAGGGGTGGTCAGCGATGACCAGATAGTAAGTGATGCCTATCTCGACAGCTTAATTCCTTATTATGTACACTCTGCGCTGCTTGCCAAGGAAGCAGGTTTCGATGGGGTTGATATAAAAGCCTGTCATCGCTATCTCATTTCCGAATTGCTGGCAAGCCATACCAGGGCCGGAAAGTATGGTGGAAGCTTTGAAAACCGTACCCGATTCCTGCTTACTGTCATAGAAGAAGTGAGAAAAGCCCTGGGTAAAGACTTTATCGTAGCCTCCCGGTTCAACGTATTCGATGCGCATCCCTATCCCTATGGGTTTGGTTGTGATCATGAGGACATGTGGAAATTTGATAGCAGCGAGAGTGAAAGACTCGTGACAGCGATGATTGAAAAAGGCGTTGACTTGCTCTCCAATTCAGCTGGTAACCCCTACTATCTGTACCCGCAGGTAACCCGTCCCTTCGATATCTCTTCCTTGGGAATACCGGAACCGGAAGAGCATCAGTTGGTATCGATTGAACGATTGTTCCATTTCAGTGAGACCGTGCAGAAAATCGCAGGGGATATTCCGGTAGTCGGTAACGGTTATTCCTGGCTTCGCCAGTTCATTCCTAACATCGGGGCAGCCAATTTGAGAAAGGGGAGTGTGAAGTTCATTGGGCTTGGTCGTTGTGCCTTTGCCTATCCAGATGCTCCACGCGATGTGTTGTTAACAGGAAAGATGGATAGCGACAAGGTATGCATTTCCTGTAGCAAATGTACCCAGATAATGAGGGACCATGGGACTACCGGGTGTGTGATTCGCGATAGTGAAATCTATGCACCGCTGGCAAAACAGTTTACCCAGGAAAGAATTGCAAGGGAAGGCAAATAA
- a CDS encoding bifunctional metallophosphatase/5'-nucleotidase, translated as MKKNGFKVFIVALMLLSLCFGTLGAQAAYEKTQPQTITVLGTTDIHGNVWGFSYENDKETTNTGMARIATYVEQVRAEQPNVILVDNGDTIQGNIMTDDLYNKREGAHPVMTAMNMLGYDSMTLGNHEFNFGENLITRLQALANFPILSANMSRHDGTMAALPYTIVERAGVKVGIIGLTNPNAPRWDGEKVDSFIYSPVGPACKKVVDIIKNKVDLIVVVAHVGMYPEYDEEFGSDGANKILELCPEIDALLVGHAHSTVSEIIGNTLVGGARNLGREVVRFDITLNTDRQVTSHAVSVIDMAGFEPSQALRSEPFIAKTHQETRDFISGGVTSADGTTSGGIFGKASVDFQPKNEIMGMPEGKLRDTAVMDLINAVQLANSGADVSAAALFSDSSDIPAGDINYGTIFGIYKYDNTLYRVPVTGAELKAYMEWSASCYNQAMPGDLTVSFNPEKPGYLYDMFSGVDYEIDLSKPVGQRIVNLMYKGKPLSDSQKLTLAVNNYRYSSALKAQKLVAATKEWESPNSIRDMLVQYIQENGTIYPKVDNNWKIIGVDFTSPYREQVVKLVNEGKLEVPYAKSLNVNQLKKDGILK; from the coding sequence ATGAAAAAGAACGGTTTTAAAGTGTTTATTGTTGCCCTGATGTTGCTTTCGCTTTGCTTTGGTACGCTTGGTGCCCAGGCAGCGTATGAAAAGACCCAGCCACAGACTATTACCGTACTCGGCACCACCGACATACATGGTAATGTCTGGGGGTTCAGCTATGAGAACGACAAGGAAACAACCAACACTGGCATGGCAAGGATTGCCACCTATGTCGAACAAGTGAGAGCAGAACAACCCAATGTAATCCTTGTTGACAATGGAGACACCATTCAAGGCAACATCATGACCGATGACCTGTATAACAAGAGGGAAGGGGCCCATCCTGTTATGACTGCTATGAATATGCTTGGTTATGACAGCATGACACTAGGTAATCACGAATTCAACTTCGGCGAAAACCTCATCACCCGATTGCAGGCCTTGGCAAATTTCCCCATCCTTTCTGCAAACATGAGCAGGCATGACGGGACTATGGCAGCTCTGCCGTATACCATCGTTGAGAGAGCAGGGGTAAAAGTTGGTATCATTGGCCTTACCAACCCCAATGCACCTCGATGGGATGGTGAGAAAGTCGATTCTTTCATCTACAGCCCCGTCGGACCTGCCTGTAAAAAAGTAGTCGACATCATTAAAAATAAAGTCGACCTTATCGTAGTGGTAGCCCATGTCGGCATGTATCCCGAATATGACGAAGAATTCGGAAGCGATGGCGCAAATAAAATCCTCGAACTCTGCCCAGAGATCGACGCTTTGCTCGTAGGCCATGCCCACTCTACGGTAAGTGAGATTATCGGCAATACCCTCGTCGGTGGAGCCAGGAACCTCGGAAGGGAAGTCGTACGTTTTGACATAACACTCAATACAGACAGACAGGTAACTTCCCATGCAGTGAGTGTCATTGATATGGCCGGCTTTGAGCCAAGCCAGGCATTGAGAAGTGAACCCTTCATTGCCAAGACACACCAAGAAACCCGGGATTTCATCAGTGGTGGAGTTACATCAGCAGATGGAACAACCAGTGGAGGCATCTTTGGAAAAGCCTCAGTTGACTTCCAGCCAAAGAACGAAATCATGGGAATGCCAGAAGGCAAACTCCGTGATACTGCAGTCATGGATCTGATAAATGCAGTACAGCTTGCCAATAGCGGAGCCGATGTCTCAGCTGCAGCTCTCTTTTCAGACTCCAGTGATATCCCAGCAGGGGATATCAACTACGGAACCATTTTCGGTATCTATAAATATGATAACACCCTGTACCGCGTACCGGTAACCGGGGCAGAACTCAAAGCCTACATGGAATGGTCGGCTTCCTGCTATAACCAGGCAATGCCTGGCGACCTTACCGTTAGCTTCAACCCAGAGAAACCTGGATACCTCTATGACATGTTTAGTGGAGTCGATTATGAAATTGACCTATCAAAGCCAGTCGGGCAACGTATCGTCAATCTCATGTACAAAGGAAAACCCCTGTCTGACTCTCAGAAACTCACGCTTGCAGTAAACAACTACCGCTACTCCTCAGCCCTCAAGGCCCAGAAGCTGGTAGCAGCCACCAAAGAATGGGAATCACCGAATTCAATCAGGGATATGCTTGTGCAGTACATCCAGGAAAATGGGACCATCTACCCGAAAGTTGACAATAACTGGAAGATCATCGGTGTAGACTTCACCTCTCCCTATCGCGAACAGGTAGTGAAACTGGTAAACGAAGGGAAACTCGAAGTACCCTATGCCAAGTCCTTGAACGTCAACCAACTCAAAAAGGATGGCATCCTGAAATAA